The following DNA comes from Rhodopseudomonas boonkerdii.
GCTTGCGGCTTGGATTGAGTTCGCTGCTCAGCCGTCAGTTCGTTGAGCATCATATCGACAGGCTTGGCGACATCCAAATTCTGGCAGCCGCTTCGCACGAAATCTCCAGCGCGCTGGTCGAAGGCCACATCGATATCGCATGCTTCTATCAGCGCGGCGATATCGAACCCGACCTCGCAACATTGATCGTCGATGAATACGAAGATCACTTGGTTTGGGTCCGCTCGAAAAATTTTGTTCTCAGCCCCGGTGCACCGATCCCCATCGTCACATCGACCAATGACGACTGGATGATCAGCACGCTGACGCGCCATGGCTTGTCCTACCGGATCGCTTTCAGCAGCCAGGACTACGATGCCAAGAAATCGGCCGTCGAAGCTGGCATCGGTCTCATTGCGATGCCGAGCCGTATGATCCCGAGCGGCCTCGTCTGGGCCAAGGAATATTATCTACCGGAGCTCTCGGCCATCAAGAATCTGCTTTGCATTCGGCAGGGTCTGAGTTCAAATCGCGTGCTGGAGCTGAAGAACCAGCTCTCGCAACTCTTCATGTATCACTCAGCATCGAGGGAAACCCATAAAGTTGCCTGACGAGGCCACCTATTTCCGCGAACAGGCCGAGCGGTGCGAGAAGCTCGCACGTGAAGCCGATGACCCAACCGTCCGGGAGCGGCTATTAAATCTTGCGGCGGAATACGGCCGCCGCGCGCAAGTGCGCCCGCCACCGCCGCCACGACGGCGCCGGCCGCCGACCTATCCGGACCGTCGTTGAAGAGAGCCGGCTATGGCCGGCTTTCCTGTTTTTCGATTGGCTCTCACCACTTTGTTCTACCGCCAGGCTTTCTGCTCCCTCCGATAGGATGAGGGAAGCGCGGCTGCACTTCGTGTCGCGATCTAAAGAAATCTCGATCGGCGCCGGCATCCTGATCTCGCGCTCTTGCCCACAGACCAACGTAAACGCCACGCTGCCACAAAACGCGAACGGACGCCGCCCCCCATACAGGGACGCTGTGTCATCATGGTCGTGCATCCTGCAATCGCTCTTTCGATACTGTCACCGTGCGACCTGAACGGCGTCGCTGCCACGCTCTAACGACGCGTTGATCGCGCGTGGCGATCTGGAGCTATTCCAATAGAAATAAAAAGACACAAGCGACCGGCGCCCCATCGTCTCATGACGTCATTGTGAGCCGGTCGATCGCCGGACGAGCTCATTTATAACGGTTCTAATCGTAAACGCCGGTATGTCTTGACCTGACTTGATAGCTGCTCGACAAGGTGCGGCATGACGCTTTCAGAGACCCCTTCATCTGCAACGGCAGAATACCATATGCGCCTCGGCGAAGCTCCGCGCGGCTTCGTCGGGACCATCGTCGCTCTACATCCAGAGCACACAGAATCGACCTCGCATGAACTTGAGCAATATCTGCTCGAGATGGGCTTCACCGAAGGAGCGCGCGTCGAAATTCTGCATCAGGGGGCGATTCAACGCGATCCGATCGCAGTGCGCGTCGACAACATCACGATCGCCGTGCGCCGGCGCGAAGCAATGGCAGTTCTCGTAAAATGACAATTTCAGACGTGACCAGCGAGCGTTTCAACCTCGCGCTGGTCGGTGTTCCCAACAGCGGCAAGACGTCGTTGTTCAACGCGCTCACCGGTAGCCGCCAGAAGGTTGCGAATTACGCCGGCGTCACCATCGAACGGAAGAGTGGCGCCTTCGTCACACCCGCCGGCCGCCAGATAACCCTGCTCGACTTGCCCGGTACCTATTCGCTGCGTGGCCGGAGTCCCGACGAGATTATCACCCGCGACGTCGTGCTCGGTAAACGCGCTGGTGAGGCGCCGCCGGATCTCGTGCTGTGCATTGCCGATGCCACCAATCTGCGATTGACCCTGCGCCTTATCCTCGAACTGAAGCGCACCGGTCGGCCACTGCTGATGGTGCTCAACATGTTTGATATCGCGAAGCGCCGTGGCATCACCATCGACGTCGACGCCATGTCTGCCGCGCTGGATATTCCCATCATCACCTCGGTCGCAGTGAAGAAGGGCGGCGCCGATGCGCTTCGCCAACGCACCGACGAACTTGCCGCCAATATGCCGACTTCGACTGCGCCCACCGAATGGACGCAGACCAGCCTTTCGGATCTCAAAGCCTATCAGCGCGAGGCCGACCGCATCATTCGCGAGACAGTGACCATGCCGGCAAAGCCGGATACGCTGACCACCCGCGTCGATGCTGTGGTGTTGCATCCGATCTGGGGGTTGGTCGTGCTGGCGGCCATCCTGTTCGTGATGTTCCAGGCGGTGTTCTCTTGGGCGCAGCCACTGATGGAATTGCTGTCGGATTCCTTTGGCACACTCGGCACACTCGTGGCTCAGATCGTACCGGAGGGCATCTTTCAGAGTTTCCTGCAAAACGGCCTGATCGCGGGCGTCGGCAGCGTGCTCGTCTTTCTGCCGCAGATTATCATCATCTTCCTGTTCATCCTGCTGCTGGAAGACTTCGGCTACATGGCTCGCGCGGCCTTCCTGATGGACCGCATCATGGGCGGTGCCGGACTTCATGGCCGCGCTTTCATTCCACTCTTGTCCAGTTTCGCATGTGCCATTCCCGGGATCATGGCGACGCGTGTGATTGATAACCGCCGCGATCGCCTCACGACCATCCTGATCGCACCGCTGATGACCTGCTCGGCACGTATCCCCGTCTACACGCTGATCATCGCAGCCTTCGTTCCAGCAACGGATGTCTTCGGTTGGATCAATCTGCAAGGCCTCGTGATGTTCGGGCTCTATGTCATCGGCATCGCCAGCGCACTGCTGGTGTCCTTCGTTATCAAATTCCTGATGCTGCGCGATTACCAGCCGGCACCTTTCATGCTGGAGCTGCCGGATTACAAGCTGCCACGCCCGAAGAGCATCGGCATCGGCGTCTATACGCGGGCAAAGATGTTCCTGCAGCGTGCGGGCACCACCATCCTCGCGATGATGATCCTGATCTGGTTCCTCGCCTCGTTCCCGCAGCCGCCGGCTGGCGCTGAAGGCCCGGCGATCGACTACAGCCTGGCGGCCGCGATCGGGAAAGCGCTCGAGCCGTTATTTTCTGCGATCGGCTTCAACTGGCAGATTGTGGTGGCGCTGATCCCCGGCATGGCCGCGCGGGAGGTGGCCGTGGGTGCATTGGGTACCGTCTACGCCATCGAAGGCGGCAAGGAAGCCGCGGAAGCGATCGGCCAGGCGCTCGCCAGCAAATGGAGCCTCGCCACTGCGCTGTCGTTCCTTGCCTGGTTCATCTTCGCCCCACAATGTGCTTCGACCCTTGCAGTGATCCGCCGCGAAACCGGCGGTACGAAATGGATGCTGATCACCTTCTTCTACATGTTCACGCTGGCCTATCTGGCGAGCCTGATCACGTACAAGGTCGCAGTCGCAGCGGGGTTGGGTTGAGCCGTAGGGCGATTAGCGAAGCATCATCCTCCGGCCAGCGCATGGATGAAACTTTACGGCGGATTGCGGCTTCGCCTCATTCGTCGTGCGGCAACGCTTTAAAACCCAGCAGCCAATCCATCCTTGCGCGGATCTGAGCCAGCGACATAGCCGCCCTCGATCCGGCGCACGAGCTGTGCGCCGCCAAAACCGAAAGCCGAATCCGGCGGTTCGCGGACAATGACGTGACCGCGGCTCGTGAGATCGGCCGCGACCTCATCCGATACGCCATTCTCGATCGCCACCTTGAAGCCATCGACGTAGCGCCAACGCGGCGCATCCGCCGCTGTTTGCGGATCCTGTCCCCACAACTGCACGCGCAACATCATCTGCAGATGACCCTGCGCCTGCATCGGCCCGCCCATCAGGCCGAATGCCATTAATGGCTGATTGCCCTGCATGACGAAGCCGGGAATGATGGTCTGGAATGGCCGCTTGCGCGGGCCGACCTGATTGGGATGACCTTCGTCGAGCACGAAACCAAAGCCGCGATTCTGTAGACTGATGCCGGTGCCCGGCACGACCACGCCGGAGCCGAAGCCGGAATAGTTCGACTGGATGTAGGACACCATCATGCCGGAGGCGTCACCGGTGGACAGGCACACCGTGCCACCGGTCTTCGGCGCACCGGCACCAAAATCCTGGGCGCGGCTGCGGTCGATTAGCTTCGCGCGCGACGCGAGATAAGACGGGTTCTGCAGATGCGCGACGGTGACATCGCGCATATGGTCGCGATCGGCAGCGTAAGCATAGACATCAGCGAAAGCGAGTTTTGTTGCCTCGATCTGCAGATGCAGCGCGTCGGCACTATCAACTTTGAGACCATCGGTTCCGGCCGCCTTGATGATGCCAAGCGCCATTAGCGCCGCGATGCCCTGCCCGTTCGGCGGGATCTCGTGAAGCGCGGCGTCGCCGAAGTCCTGGTGAATCGTGCCGGACCAATCATTGCGATGCGCGGCCAGATCCGCTTCGTCGAGCACCGCACCGTGCTCGCGCGCGAAATCTGCGATTCGTTTGGCGAGCTCGCCGCGATAGAACGCTTCGCCTTTCGTTTTTGCGATCAGCTTCAACGAATAGGCATGCCCTGGCATGTGAACCAGCTCGCCTGCGACCGGTGCGCGACCGTTCGGCATGAAGCACTCGGCAAAGCCCGGCTGGGCTTTCAATTCCTCCGCCCCACGACGCCATAGTTCGGCGATCACCGGCGAGACCAGAAATCCGTCTTCAGCATAGGAAATCGCTGGCTCTAACAGTTGTTCGAACGGCAACTTGCCGAACCGCTTCGACAAATCGACCCAAGCCGATACCGCGCCCGGAACGGTGACGCTCTCCCATCCCCGATGCGGGAACGTCTTGCGGCCGGCAAAACGCTCCGGCGTCCATGCTGCCGGCGAGCGGCCGGAGGCGTTAAGACCATGCAGCTCCTTGCCATCCCACAGAATGCAATAGGCATCCGAACCTATGCCATTACCCGTTGGCTCCACCACCGTGAGGGTGATCGCCGCTGCCAGCGCGGCATCGAGCGCATTGCCGCCGCGTTCCAGCATCCGCAAACCGGCCTGCGTCGCGAGCGGCTGCGAGGCCGCGATGACGTTGCGCGCCATCACGGGCGAGCGCCGGGAGGCATAAAGGCCATCATGTCGGAATAGCATGGTCGTCATATCCACCTTCTTCGATCGAGGCGCCAGAATACGGCTGTCAGGCCCGTGCCACCAGACGCAAAAGGGCACGGATGCGAACACCCATGCCCTTTGCCAGACGAAAGATGCAGACGATCTCTTAAACGCGCTCGATGATG
Coding sequences within:
- a CDS encoding LysR family transcriptional regulator, with translation MHRRHHNIPIEIVRTVVAISEAGSLTKAADQMGLSQPAVSSQIKRLEQLVGGSLFSKTPNGSCPTDLGKLVLAQARKIIEANDQVLALGGADSNAGRLRLGLSSLLSRQFVEHHIDRLGDIQILAAASHEISSALVEGHIDIACFYQRGDIEPDLATLIVDEYEDHLVWVRSKNFVLSPGAPIPIVTSTNDDWMISTLTRHGLSYRIAFSSQDYDAKKSAVEAGIGLIAMPSRMIPSGLVWAKEYYLPELSAIKNLLCIRQGLSSNRVLELKNQLSQLFMYHSASRETHKVA
- a CDS encoding FeoA family protein; protein product: MTLSETPSSATAEYHMRLGEAPRGFVGTIVALHPEHTESTSHELEQYLLEMGFTEGARVEILHQGAIQRDPIAVRVDNITIAVRRREAMAVLVK
- the feoB gene encoding ferrous iron transport protein B; translation: MTISDVTSERFNLALVGVPNSGKTSLFNALTGSRQKVANYAGVTIERKSGAFVTPAGRQITLLDLPGTYSLRGRSPDEIITRDVVLGKRAGEAPPDLVLCIADATNLRLTLRLILELKRTGRPLLMVLNMFDIAKRRGITIDVDAMSAALDIPIITSVAVKKGGADALRQRTDELAANMPTSTAPTEWTQTSLSDLKAYQREADRIIRETVTMPAKPDTLTTRVDAVVLHPIWGLVVLAAILFVMFQAVFSWAQPLMELLSDSFGTLGTLVAQIVPEGIFQSFLQNGLIAGVGSVLVFLPQIIIIFLFILLLEDFGYMARAAFLMDRIMGGAGLHGRAFIPLLSSFACAIPGIMATRVIDNRRDRLTTILIAPLMTCSARIPVYTLIIAAFVPATDVFGWINLQGLVMFGLYVIGIASALLVSFVIKFLMLRDYQPAPFMLELPDYKLPRPKSIGIGVYTRAKMFLQRAGTTILAMMILIWFLASFPQPPAGAEGPAIDYSLAAAIGKALEPLFSAIGFNWQIVVALIPGMAAREVAVGALGTVYAIEGGKEAAEAIGQALASKWSLATALSFLAWFIFAPQCASTLAVIRRETGGTKWMLITFFYMFTLAYLASLITYKVAVAAGLG
- a CDS encoding gamma-glutamyltransferase family protein, whose translation is MLFRHDGLYASRRSPVMARNVIAASQPLATQAGLRMLERGGNALDAALAAAITLTVVEPTGNGIGSDAYCILWDGKELHGLNASGRSPAAWTPERFAGRKTFPHRGWESVTVPGAVSAWVDLSKRFGKLPFEQLLEPAISYAEDGFLVSPVIAELWRRGAEELKAQPGFAECFMPNGRAPVAGELVHMPGHAYSLKLIAKTKGEAFYRGELAKRIADFAREHGAVLDEADLAAHRNDWSGTIHQDFGDAALHEIPPNGQGIAALMALGIIKAAGTDGLKVDSADALHLQIEATKLAFADVYAYAADRDHMRDVTVAHLQNPSYLASRAKLIDRSRAQDFGAGAPKTGGTVCLSTGDASGMMVSYIQSNYSGFGSGVVVPGTGISLQNRGFGFVLDEGHPNQVGPRKRPFQTIIPGFVMQGNQPLMAFGLMGGPMQAQGHLQMMLRVQLWGQDPQTAADAPRWRYVDGFKVAIENGVSDEVAADLTSRGHVIVREPPDSAFGFGGAQLVRRIEGGYVAGSDPRKDGLAAGF